One window of Triticum dicoccoides isolate Atlit2015 ecotype Zavitan chromosome 5A, WEW_v2.0, whole genome shotgun sequence genomic DNA carries:
- the LOC119298110 gene encoding probable glutathione S-transferase GSTU1, with product MAGEKGLVLLNFWVSPFGQRCLIALAEKGLPYEYVEENLMAGKSDRLLRSNPVHKKVPVLLHDGRPVYESLIILNYLDDAFPDTPSLLPSDPYERSQARFWADYVDKKVYDCGTRLWKLKGEPHAQARAEMLEILKNLDGALGDKPFFGGDVFGFVDAAFAPFTSWFHSYEKYGEFSVAEVAPRVAAWAKRCGERESVAKSLYSPDKIYEFIGVLKKMHGVE from the coding sequence ATGGCGGGCGAGAAGGGTCTGGTGCTGCTGAACTTCTGGGTGAGCCCGTTCGGGCAGCGCTGCCTCATCGCCCTGGCAGAAAAAGGCCTCCCCTACGAGTACGTCGAAGAGAACCTCATGGCCGGCAAGAGCGACCGCCTCCTCCGCTCCAACCCGGTCCACAAGAAGGTCCCGGTGCTCCTCCACGACGGCCGCCCCGTGTACGAGTCCCTCATCATCCTCAACTACCTCGACGACGCCTTCCCGGAcaccccctccctcctcccctccgacCCCTACGAGCGCTCGCAGGCTCGCTTCTGGGCCGACTACGTCGACAAGAAGGTCTACGACTGCGGCACCCGGCTCTGGAAGCTCAAGGGCGAGCCGCACGCGCAGGCGCGGGCCGAGATGCTGGAAATCCTCAAGAATCTGGACGGGGCGCTCGGGGACAAGCCCTTCTTCGGCGGCGACGTCTTCGGGTTCGTGGACGCCGCGTTCGCGCCCTTCACCTCGTGGTTCCACAGCTACGAGAAGTACGGCGAGTTCAGCGTCGCCGAGGTGGCGCCGAGGGTCGCGGCGTGGGCGAAGCGGTGCGGCGAGCGGGAGAGCGTCgccaagagcctctactcgccggacaagatttacgagttcatcgGCGTGCTCAAGAAGATGCACGGCGTCGAGTAA
- the LOC119303445 gene encoding probable glutathione S-transferase GSTU1, whose product MAGEKGLVLLDFWVSPFGQRVRIALAEKGLPYEYAEEDLMAGKSDRLLRANPVHKKIPVLLHDGRAVNESLIILQYLEEAFPDAPALLPSDPYARAQARFWADYVDKKVYDCGSRLWKLKGEPQAQARAEMLDILKTLDGALGDKPFFGGEKFGFVDAAFAPFTAWFHSYERYGEFSLPEVAPKIAAWAKRCGERESVAKSLYSPDKVYDFIGLLKKKYGIE is encoded by the coding sequence ATGGCGGGCGAGAAGGGGCTGGTGCTGCTGGACTTCTGGGTGAGCCCGTTCGGGCAGCGCGTGCGCATCGCGCTGGCCGAGAAGGGCCTGCCCTACGAGTACGCGGAGGAGGACCTGATGGCCGGCAAGAGCGACCGCCTCCTCCGCGCCAACCCGGTGCATAAGAAGATCCCGGTGCTCCTCCACGACGGCCGTGCCGTCAACGAGTCCCTCATCATCCTCCAGTACCTGGAGGAGGCCTTCCCGGACGCGCCCGCTCTGCTCCCCTCCGACCCCTACGCGCGCGCGCAGGCCCGCTTCTGGGCCGACTACGTCGACAAGAAGGTCTACGACTGCGGCTCCCGCCTCTGGAAGCTCAAGGGCGAGCCGCAGGCGCAGGCGCGCGCCGAGATGCTGGACATCCTCAAGACCCTCGACGGCGCGCTCGGGGACAAGCCCTTCTTCGGCGGTGAGAAATTCGGGTTCGTCGACGCCGCCTTCGCGCCCTTCACCGCCTGGTTCCACAGCTACGAGAGGTACGGCGAGTTCAGCCTGCCGGAGGTGGCGCCCAAGATCGCCGCGTGGGCCAAGCGCTGCGGCGAGCGGGAGAGCGTCgccaagagcctctactcgccggaCAAGGTCTACGACTTCATCGGCCTGCTCAAGAAGAAGTACGGCATCGAGTAG